A single region of the Brachypodium distachyon strain Bd21 chromosome 3, Brachypodium_distachyon_v3.0, whole genome shotgun sequence genome encodes:
- the LOC100846521 gene encoding lysine histidine transporter 1: MGTQAEENHSSPAKDVRTEQEKKIDDWLPITSSRNAKWWYSAFHNVTAMVGAGVLSLPYAMSELGWGPGIAVLVISWVITLYTLWQMVEMHEMVPGKRFDRYHELGQHAFGEKLGLWIVVPQQLIVEVGVNIVYMVTGGKSLKKFHDVICDGKCKDIKLTYFIMIFASVHFVLSQLPNLNSISGVSLAAAVMSLSYSTIAWGASVDKGQVANVDYSIRATTTPGKVFGFFGALGDVAFAYAGHNVVLEIQATIPSTPEKPSKKPMWKGVVVAYIVVAICYFPVALIGYWAFGNGVDDNILITLSKPKWLIALANMMVVIHVIGSYQIYAMPVFDMIETVLVKKLHFPPGLTLRLIARTLYVALTMFIAITFPFFGGLLGFFGGFAFAPTTYFLPCIMWLAIYKPKRFSLSWFTNWVCIILGLCLMILSPIGGLRQIIMDSKTYKFYS; the protein is encoded by the exons ATGGGGACGCAGGCGGAGGAGAACCACTCGTCGCCGGCCAAG GATGTCCGGACAGagcaggagaagaagatcgacgACTGGCTGCCAATCACGTCGTCGAGGAACGCCAAATGGTGGTACTCTGCCTTCCACAATGTCACCGCCATGGTCGGCGCCGGTGTGCTCAGCCTCCCCTACGCCATGTCCGAGCTCGGCTG GGGCCCCGGCATCGCGGTGCTGGTGATCTCATGGGTGATCACGCTCTACACGCTATGGCAGATGGTGGAGATGCACGAGATGGTGCCCGGGAAGCGGTTCGACCGGTACCACGAGCTCGGGCAGCACGCCTTCGGCGAGAAGCTCGGGCTCTGGATCGTCGTGCCGCAACAGCTCATCGTCGAGGTCGGTGTCAACATCGTCTACATGGTCACCGGAGGCAAGTCACTCAAGAAGTTCCATGACGTGATCTGTGATGGCAAGTGCAAGGACATCAAGCTCACCTACTTCATCATGATCTTCGCCTCGGTGCACTTCGTGCTCTCCCAGCTCCCCAACCTCAACTCCATCTCCGGggtctccctcgccgccgccgtcatgtCGCTCTCTTACTCCACCATCGCTTGGGGTGCCTCCGTCGACAAGGGGCAGGTCGCCAACGTCGACTATTCGATCCGTGCCACCACGACACCCGGGAAGGTGTTTGGGTTCTTTGGGGCGCTTGGTGACGTGGCGTTTGCCTATGCTGGACACAATGTGGTGCTGGAGATCCAGGCCACCATCCCGTCCACGCCGGAGAAGCCGTCCAAGAAGCCCATGTGGAAGGGTGTCGTCGTCGCCTACATCGTCGTCGCCATCTGCTACTTCCCCGTCGCGCTCATCGGATACTGGGCTTTTGGCAATGGTGTTGATGACAACATCCTTATCACCCTCTCCAAGCCCAAGTGGCTCATCGCCCTCGCCAACATGATGGTCGTCATCCACGTCATTGGAAGCTACCAG ATTTACGCGATGCCGGTGTTCGACATGATTGAGACGGTGCTGGTGAAGAAACTGCATTTCCCTCCAGGCCTGACGCTCCGTCTCATTGCCCGGACACTCTATGTTG CGTTGACAATGTTCATCGCCATCACCTTCCCCTTCTTCGGCGGCCTGCTCGGCTTCTTCGGTGGCTTTGCCTTCGCCCCGACGACATACTTC CTTCCCTGCATCATGTGGCTTGCCATCTACAAGCCCAAGAGATTCAGCCTCTCATGGTTCACCAACTGG GTGTGCATCATCCTGGGGCTGTGCCTGATGATCCTGTCGCCCATCGGAGGGCTGAGGCAGATCATCATGGACTCCAAGACATACAAGTTCTACTCATAG
- the LOC100846830 gene encoding lysine histidine transporter 2 translates to MGTQAENYTPPKDERTAQEKAIDDWLPITSSRKAKWWYSAFHNVTAMVGAGVLSLPYAMSELGWGPGIAVMTLSWIITVYTLWQMVEMHEIVPGRRFDRYHELGQYAFGDKLGLWIVVPQQLVVEVSLNIVYMVTGGNSLKKFHDVICDGRCKDIKLSYFIMIFASVHFVLSQLPNFNSISGISLAAAVMSLSYSTIAWGASLDKGKSANVDYSLRATTTAGQVFGFLGGLGDVAFSYSGHNVVLEIQATIPSTPDKPSKKPMWKGVVVAYVIIAACYMPVAMIGYWAFGNSVDDNILITLNKPKWLIAMANMMVVVHLIGSYQIYAMPVFDMMETLLVKKMKFAPGLKLRVIARTIYVAFTMFVGITFPFFGGLIGFFGGLAFAPTTYFLPCIMWLIICKPRRFSLSWFSNWTCIVLGVLLMIVAPIGGLRQIIMSAKTYKFYS, encoded by the exons ATGGGGACCCAGGCGGAGAACTACACGCCGCCCAAG GATGAGAGGACAGCGCAGGAGAAGGCGATCGATGATTGGCTCCCGATCACGTCGTCGAGGAAAGCCAAGTGGTGGTACTCGGCCTTCCACAATGTCACCGCCATGGTCGGTGCTGGGGTGCTCAGCCTCCCCTACGCCATGTCTGAGCTTGGTTG GGGCCCTGGTATTGCGGTAATGACGTTGTCGTGGATCATTACGGTGTACACCCTGTGGCAAATGGTGGAGATGCACGAGATCGTTCCGGGGAGGCGGTTCGACCGGTACCATGAGCTTGGACAGTACGCCTTCGGGGACAAGCTCGGGCTCTGGATCGTGGTGCCACAGCAGCTCGTTGTCGAGGTCAGCCTCAACATCGTCTACATGGTCACCGGTGGCAACTCGCTCAAGAAGTTCCACGACGTCATCTGCGACGGCAGGTGCAAGGACATCAAGCTCAGCTACTTCATCATGATCTTCGCCTCCGTCCACTTCGTCCTCTCCCAGCTCCCCAACTTCAACTCCATCTCAGGCATCTCCCTTGCTGCAGCCGTCATGTCGCTCAG CTACTCGACGATTGCTTGGGGTGCCTCTTTGGACAAGGGTAAGTCGGCTAACGTGGACTACAGCCTTCGGGCAACGACGACAGCAGGACAGGTTTTTGGCTTCTTGGGAGGCCTAGGTGATGTGGCATTCTCATACTCTGGTCACAATGTGGTGCTGGAGATCCAGGCCACCATCCCATCGACGCCCGACAAGCCTTCCAAGAAGCCGATGTGGAAGGGTGTGGTTGTTGCCTACGTAATAATTGCCGCATGTTACATGCCGGTGGCGATGATCGGTTACTGGGCCTTTGGCAACAGTGTTGACGACAACATCCTCATCACCCTCAACAAGCCCAAGTGGCTCATCGCCATGGCCAACATGATGGTCGTCGTCCACCTCATCGGCAGCTACCAG ATTTACGCGATGCCGGTGTTCGACATGATGGAGACGCTGCTGGTGAAGAAGATGAAATTCGCGCCCGGCTTGAAACTCCGTGTGATCGCTCGTACCATCTATGTTG CATTCACCATGTTCGTCGGCATCACCTTCCCATTTTTCGGCGGCCTCATCGGGTTCTTCGGCGGGCTCGCCTTTGCACCCACGACATATTTT CTTCCCTGCATCATGTGGCTCATCATCTGCAAGCCCAGGAGGTTCAGCCTCTCGTGGTTCAGCAACTGG ACCTGCATTGTTCTTGGGGTGCTACTGATGATTGTGGCGCCGATCGGAGGGTTGAGGCAGATCATCATGTCTGCCAAGACTTACAAATTCTACTCGTGA
- the LOC100821021 gene encoding transcription factor GTE9 isoform X2: MMGKTQKFSKGHPVGFVPDYRYGVETGGASKVPPVNPARTEAKRKCINLNTEEGGDAPGFNVPREVFELSRMSVSDRKDLEMKLRQELEQVRALQNRLFSRGALTSMNGATSSAPGGDFNGNKKDGKLKRSYSVQSGRGLMSSMAQPAVSSINYAPLFKKCQDLLRNLMRHRYGQTFSIPVDPVKLNIPDYFDIVKHPMDLGTIQKKLNSGSYPTPWEFAADVRLTFSNAILYNPHNNVVHQMAKTMSSHFEPRWKPIEKKLPRPEEEPSVVEPSIVEPSDKGAVEKNLIVNKVPSEKKPSNKGAYKKGSFQKEEAVANPVLQPKKRKASPLVQDAPVAPEVQMVQVVEDAPVAPAVQVPQVAEDAPVRPTDMEMMTDKQKVDLSVRLQSYGGFIPEHVVEFIRRHLNDDNDADEDELTIDMNALDDPTLFELQKLLDDYDRENPSGNPTKDEYHEVEFQNEYGLRDSSMHHEGNELVEEDIDIGGNDLPLLTYPPVVFESETADRSSKHSSSSSSSSESGSSSSDSSSSSGSDLDVKVPPPNIGAKENTLSVVSLDQENDSRNTLNITEQSTDPVLISADNEDENVSEKQVSPDKKYRAALLKSRFADTILKAREKALDQVAQKDPEKVQREREELERLQREERARLQAEAKAAEDARRRAEAVAAAEAAAEAKRQRELEREAARKALQQMEKTVEINEGSLFLKDFEMLGTVAGEQHPDLVGEMNPTHTPEGLGFQLGGNPLEQLGLYMKNDDEEDEEVGSAYEPTVDVEEGEID, from the exons ATGATGGGAAAGACGCAGAAGTTCTCCAAGGGGCACCCTGTGGGGTTCGTGCCGGACTACCGGTACGGGGTGGAGACTGGTGGGGCGTCCAAGGTGCCTCCTGTGAATCCGGCGCGGACCGAAGCCAAGAGGAAATGCATCAACTTGAATACCGAGGAGGGGGGCGATGCTCCTGGATTTAACGTGCCGCGGGAGGTCTTTGAGCTGTCGAGGATGTCGGTGTCGGATAGGAAGGATCTGGAGATGAAGCTCCGTCAGGAGCTCGAGCAGGTGAGGGCCCTCCAGAATAGGCTGTTTTCCAGAGGCGCTTTGACGAGCATGAATGGTGCGACTTCCTCGGCTCCTGGGGGTGATTTCAACGGCAATAAAAAGGATGGGAAGCTCAAAAGGAGCTATTCAGTGCAGTCTGGCAGAGGACTGATGTCATCAATGGCACAGCCTGCAGTCAGCTCCATTAACTACGCGCCGTTGTTTAAAAAATGCCAGGACCTTCTAAGGAACCTTATGCGGCATCGCTATGGACAGACATTTTCTATCCCAGTCGATCCTGTGAAGTTGAACATCCCTGATTATTTTGATATAGTCAAGCACCCGATGGATTTGGGTACCATCCAGAAAAAGTTGAATTCTGGCTCGTATCCTACACCTTGGGAATTTGCCGCAGATGTGAGGCTAACTTTTAGCAATGCTATACTCTATAACCCACACAATAACGTTGTGCACCAAATGGCCAAAACTATGAGCAGTCATTTTGAACCTAGATGGAAGCCTATTGAGAAGAAGCTTCCTCGACCAGAGGAGGAGCCCTCTGTCGTAGAGCCCTCAATAGTAGAGCCCTCAGACAAAGGTGCAGTTGAGAAAAATTTGATTGTCAACAAGGTCCCGTCTGAGAAAAAGCCTTCAAATAAAGGCGCATACAAGAAAGGCAGCTTtcagaaggaggaggcggttgCTAATCCAGTTTTGCAACCGAAGAAGAGGAAAGCATCTCCTTTGGTCCAGGATGCTCCAGTAGCACCAGAGGTACAGATGGTTCAGGTGGTTGAGGATGCTCCAGTAGCACCAGCGGTACAGGTGCCTCAGGTGGCAGAGGATGCCCCAGTGCGACCGACTGATATGGAGATGATGACAGATAAACAAAAAGTTGATCTAAGCGTAAGGCTTCAATCATACGGTGGATTTATTCCAGAACATGTAGTTGAGTTCATAAGGAGGCATCTTAACGATGATAACGACGCCGATGAAGATGAGCTGACTATTGACATGAATGCTCTCGATGATCCTACACTATTTGAATTACAGAAGCTTCTTGATGACTACGATAGAGAAAATCCGTCTGGAAACCCTACAAAAGACGAGTATCACGAGGTTGAG TTTCAAAATGAATATGGACTCAGAGACTCATCAATGCATCATGAAG GCAATGAGCTTGTTGAAGAAGACATTGATATTGGTGGGAATGATCTTCCACTTTTAACATATCCTCCTGTGGTATTTGAAAGTGAAACAGCAGACAGAAGCAGCAAGCATAGTTCTTCTAGCAGTTCTAGTAGTGAGTCAGGATCATCCTCCAGTg ATTCGAGTAGTTCTTCTGGAAGTGATTTGGATGTCAAAGTTCCTCCACCAAACATTGGGGCCAAG GAGAACACACTGTCTGTGGTTAGCTTGGATCAGGAAAATG ATTCACGGAATACATTGAATATAACAGAACAAAGTACTGACCCTGTACTTATTTCTGCTGACAATGAAG ATGAGAATGTGTCTGAGAAACAGGTCTCACCTGATAAGAAATACCGAGCTGCCCTTTTGAAAAGTCGCTTTGCTGATACAATTCTGAAGGCTCGTGAGAAGGCTCTTGATCAG GTTGCGCAAAAGGATCCTGAGAAAGTTCAACGTGAGAGGGAGGAGCTTGAAAGGTTACAAAGAGAAG AGAGAGCACGTTTACAAGCTGAGGCTAAAGCTGCCGAGGATGCTCGCAGAAGGGCTGAAGCAgtggctgctgctgaggcTGCTGCAGAAGCTAAACGCCAGAGAGAGCTTGAGAGGGAAGCAGCTCGGAAAGCCTTGCAACAG ATGGAGAAAACCGTAGAAATCAATGAAGGGAGCCTCTTTTTGAAAGATTTTGAAATGCTAGGAACTGTCGCGGGTGAACAGCACCCGGACTTGGTAGGTGAAATGAATCCAACTCATACGCCTGAGGGTCTCGGGTTTCAACTTGGGGGCAACCCCCTAGAACAGCTCGGATTATATATGAAAAAtgatgacgaagaagacgaggaagTCGGATCTGCATATGAACCAACAGTTGATGTTGAGGAAGGCGAAATAGATTGA
- the LOC100821021 gene encoding transcription factor GTE9 isoform X1, which translates to MMGKTQKFSKGHPVGFVPDYRYGVETGGASKVPPVNPARTEAKRKCINLNTEEGGDAPGFNVPREVFELSRMSVSDRKDLEMKLRQELEQVRALQNRLFSRGALTSMNGATSSAPGGDFNGNKKDGKLKRSYSVQSGRGLMSSMAQPAVSSINYAPLFKKCQDLLRNLMRHRYGQTFSIPVDPVKLNIPDYFDIVKHPMDLGTIQKKLNSGSYPTPWEFAADVRLTFSNAILYNPHNNVVHQMAKTMSSHFEPRWKPIEKKLPRPEEEPSVVEPSIVEPSDKGAVEKNLIVNKVPSEKKPSNKGAYKKGSFQKEEAVANPVLQPKKRKASPLVQDAPVAPEVQMVQVVEDAPVAPAVQVPQVAEDAPVRPTDMEMMTDKQKVDLSVRLQSYGGFIPEHVVEFIRRHLNDDNDADEDELTIDMNALDDPTLFELQKLLDDYDRENPSGNPTKDEYHEVEQFQNEYGLRDSSMHHEGNELVEEDIDIGGNDLPLLTYPPVVFESETADRSSKHSSSSSSSSESGSSSSDSSSSSGSDLDVKVPPPNIGAKENTLSVVSLDQENDSRNTLNITEQSTDPVLISADNEDENVSEKQVSPDKKYRAALLKSRFADTILKAREKALDQVAQKDPEKVQREREELERLQREERARLQAEAKAAEDARRRAEAVAAAEAAAEAKRQRELEREAARKALQQMEKTVEINEGSLFLKDFEMLGTVAGEQHPDLVGEMNPTHTPEGLGFQLGGNPLEQLGLYMKNDDEEDEEVGSAYEPTVDVEEGEID; encoded by the exons ATGATGGGAAAGACGCAGAAGTTCTCCAAGGGGCACCCTGTGGGGTTCGTGCCGGACTACCGGTACGGGGTGGAGACTGGTGGGGCGTCCAAGGTGCCTCCTGTGAATCCGGCGCGGACCGAAGCCAAGAGGAAATGCATCAACTTGAATACCGAGGAGGGGGGCGATGCTCCTGGATTTAACGTGCCGCGGGAGGTCTTTGAGCTGTCGAGGATGTCGGTGTCGGATAGGAAGGATCTGGAGATGAAGCTCCGTCAGGAGCTCGAGCAGGTGAGGGCCCTCCAGAATAGGCTGTTTTCCAGAGGCGCTTTGACGAGCATGAATGGTGCGACTTCCTCGGCTCCTGGGGGTGATTTCAACGGCAATAAAAAGGATGGGAAGCTCAAAAGGAGCTATTCAGTGCAGTCTGGCAGAGGACTGATGTCATCAATGGCACAGCCTGCAGTCAGCTCCATTAACTACGCGCCGTTGTTTAAAAAATGCCAGGACCTTCTAAGGAACCTTATGCGGCATCGCTATGGACAGACATTTTCTATCCCAGTCGATCCTGTGAAGTTGAACATCCCTGATTATTTTGATATAGTCAAGCACCCGATGGATTTGGGTACCATCCAGAAAAAGTTGAATTCTGGCTCGTATCCTACACCTTGGGAATTTGCCGCAGATGTGAGGCTAACTTTTAGCAATGCTATACTCTATAACCCACACAATAACGTTGTGCACCAAATGGCCAAAACTATGAGCAGTCATTTTGAACCTAGATGGAAGCCTATTGAGAAGAAGCTTCCTCGACCAGAGGAGGAGCCCTCTGTCGTAGAGCCCTCAATAGTAGAGCCCTCAGACAAAGGTGCAGTTGAGAAAAATTTGATTGTCAACAAGGTCCCGTCTGAGAAAAAGCCTTCAAATAAAGGCGCATACAAGAAAGGCAGCTTtcagaaggaggaggcggttgCTAATCCAGTTTTGCAACCGAAGAAGAGGAAAGCATCTCCTTTGGTCCAGGATGCTCCAGTAGCACCAGAGGTACAGATGGTTCAGGTGGTTGAGGATGCTCCAGTAGCACCAGCGGTACAGGTGCCTCAGGTGGCAGAGGATGCCCCAGTGCGACCGACTGATATGGAGATGATGACAGATAAACAAAAAGTTGATCTAAGCGTAAGGCTTCAATCATACGGTGGATTTATTCCAGAACATGTAGTTGAGTTCATAAGGAGGCATCTTAACGATGATAACGACGCCGATGAAGATGAGCTGACTATTGACATGAATGCTCTCGATGATCCTACACTATTTGAATTACAGAAGCTTCTTGATGACTACGATAGAGAAAATCCGTCTGGAAACCCTACAAAAGACGAGTATCACGAGGTTGAG CAGTTTCAAAATGAATATGGACTCAGAGACTCATCAATGCATCATGAAG GCAATGAGCTTGTTGAAGAAGACATTGATATTGGTGGGAATGATCTTCCACTTTTAACATATCCTCCTGTGGTATTTGAAAGTGAAACAGCAGACAGAAGCAGCAAGCATAGTTCTTCTAGCAGTTCTAGTAGTGAGTCAGGATCATCCTCCAGTg ATTCGAGTAGTTCTTCTGGAAGTGATTTGGATGTCAAAGTTCCTCCACCAAACATTGGGGCCAAG GAGAACACACTGTCTGTGGTTAGCTTGGATCAGGAAAATG ATTCACGGAATACATTGAATATAACAGAACAAAGTACTGACCCTGTACTTATTTCTGCTGACAATGAAG ATGAGAATGTGTCTGAGAAACAGGTCTCACCTGATAAGAAATACCGAGCTGCCCTTTTGAAAAGTCGCTTTGCTGATACAATTCTGAAGGCTCGTGAGAAGGCTCTTGATCAG GTTGCGCAAAAGGATCCTGAGAAAGTTCAACGTGAGAGGGAGGAGCTTGAAAGGTTACAAAGAGAAG AGAGAGCACGTTTACAAGCTGAGGCTAAAGCTGCCGAGGATGCTCGCAGAAGGGCTGAAGCAgtggctgctgctgaggcTGCTGCAGAAGCTAAACGCCAGAGAGAGCTTGAGAGGGAAGCAGCTCGGAAAGCCTTGCAACAG ATGGAGAAAACCGTAGAAATCAATGAAGGGAGCCTCTTTTTGAAAGATTTTGAAATGCTAGGAACTGTCGCGGGTGAACAGCACCCGGACTTGGTAGGTGAAATGAATCCAACTCATACGCCTGAGGGTCTCGGGTTTCAACTTGGGGGCAACCCCCTAGAACAGCTCGGATTATATATGAAAAAtgatgacgaagaagacgaggaagTCGGATCTGCATATGAACCAACAGTTGATGTTGAGGAAGGCGAAATAGATTGA
- the LOC100821322 gene encoding uncharacterized protein LOC100821322 has protein sequence MGDAATAAGQPPPPSAAAAASGPASFSYLAVFANCPLIAAVLAFAIAQSIKVLTTWYKENRWDAKQLVGSGGMPSSHSATVTALAVAVGLQEGFSSSLFATSAIFASVVMYDAFGVRLHAGRQAEVLNQIVYELPSEHPLAETRPLRELIGHTPPQVFAGAVLGFAVATFTGMIAGLGSNG, from the exons ATGGGGGACGCCGCCACAGCCGCggggcagccgccgccgccctccgccgcggccgcggcgtcggGCCCCGCATCCTTCTCCTACCTGGCCGTGTTCGCCAACTGCCCGCtcatcgccgccgtcctcgccttCGCCATCGCCCAGTCCATCAAGGTCCTCACCACATG GTACAAGGAGAACCGGTGGGACGCGAAGCAGCTGGTGGGGTCCGGGGGCATGCCGTCGTCGCACTCGGCCACCGTCAccgcgctcgccgtcgccgtcggcctGCAGGAGGGCTTCAGCAGCTCCCTCTTCGCCACGTCCGCCATCTTCGCCTCCGTG GTGATGTATGATGCTTTTGGTGTTAGACTACATGCAGGGAGGCAAGCAGAG GTCTTGAATCAAATTGTGTACGAGCTTCCATCGGAGCATCCACTTGCTGAAACAAGACCACTGCGAGAGCTCATAGGGCATACACCTCCTCAG GTTTTTGCTGGTGCGGTGCTTGGATTTGCAGTAGCCACGTTTACGGGGATGATAGCCGGGCTTGGTAGCAATGGCTGA